The window TTAGGTGTGAAAAGGGTTTGGAAATCAATTTAGACCCATTTCATAATAATTAGATCagtattttgtttgattttgtcaACCGCGTCAAACCTCATAAAAATGGGTAAATTGTGTCAACTGTGTATCTTTGAACTCACTTCAAACCTAACTAACGGTTTTATTCAAACTGCTcccaatttttttctaactaatGAGGGTTAATAGTTCATGGTTCAACATAAGATCAACCTGTATCTTTTAAACTGTGACTACACAAGCACAGTAAAAATAGgctttttttaccaaaaaatcaTGATTTTTGAAACTTAAGGTGGCTTGTGTAGTCACAAAAATAAAGTTAGAGCTCTAAAACTTAACAGATCTCATTTTCTCACATATACACAGTAGAAAAATGCTAGGAGcagtcaatatatatatatatataaatataaatatatatatatatatatatatatatatatatatatatatatatatatatatatatatatatatatatatatatatcagggatgcggagtcccaaaaaggactccggatttgaaagtcacaaaaagattactttatcatagtttttggtatccaggaactctaaaaatataaataagtttatggaCTACCTATAGGAAAAAGACTTTTAGGTTAGAGGAAAAATCGTTTTTTGAGCCCGGAGTCCTTAGGTATAATGGCGGCAAGGACTCCGGGACACCAGGACTCCGGGTTTAAGTTAATaagtttcaagtcattaaatctgatgaatttttttattatagcagATAATAAGTCAacaaacatgtttagagcttctggacaTTACAGACTTGGAAAAGGTAGAGATATAAAGCTGGAGTCcttttgggactccgcatccctgatatatatatatatatatatatatatatatatatatatatatatatatatatatatatatctatatacaacccttggaattaggaaaaatgaggtcaaaAATTGCCAATCTCAAACTCTAAAAGGTTGGCATCAGgccagtaaaaaaaatatattctagctgtaaaataatatatttaaaatctatatatttttagatttccTTCTtttcaatttcttgcaataggccaggtatagttttttttgttagagcATTTCTTTTTATATCTTTGCACATGGCATGAAATATCacatgtaatattttataaaggaTGTCCAACTTACACACACTTTCTGGCCCATTTTTATGCTCAAGGATGttagaaaacaatataaaactacactttacaacttaaaaataattttgaactcaaaaaaaaaagttcatttatatataaatatatatatatatatacatttatatataaatatatatatatatatatataaatatatatatatatatatgtatatacatatatatacatatatatatatatatatatatatatatatatatatatatatatatatatatatatatatatatatatatatatatatatatatatatatatatatataaattaccaGATAATTATGACGCCAAGCTGATCAGGCTTagattttctgaaaaataattctTAAGACACTAATGATTCGTTGGTGTAAAAATCTGTACACGATTAGCTTTAAATTTACTGATATCTAATTATGGTAATATTTGATAAACTTGATTGTTGGCAGTTTGTTATTAGGTGTTGATTATcctgaaattatataaaagggTTCTTTGGTGTTAAATTTAGATGGTGGCTTCATTGTTAGTGTTGGGTATTTCAAATCAACTAGGTCTTATAACATTTCCAGGGTTCAATAAAGATGTATTTAAAAAGGTAATgtccatttaatttttttttaataattttttgttgttgttgttagttATCAACTATTTTTTGCTATCAGTTGCAGTATTTTTTGTTATcagttgcaatattttttgctgtcagttgcaatattttttaaaaaggttttgtaaaaattttatttaaggtgTTCCCACTAccactattatattttttaaatttggtttctGGTCTTGGAAGTACACAATCTttaaagtaaggttttttttaaggtggcaattatattattgttattttaatgtatttaaagaataaaatataacgTAAAAGGGTTTCAATCAATCATATGGTATTTAACtgtgtttttactaaaacttattatattttgtcaTTTTCTATATACATTGCTATTCTATACATTGcttcaaaacaaacaaacgaAGGTGCATCATTAGTTTTAGAATACTAAAGCCAACCATAAATatccatcaaatttttttcataatttgaaaaatccttcaaaaaaataatgaaaataaaaatctatttagaatatttataaatattatgctatgtatagataaaaaaatttttgtaaaaatttaatttaacaatagaAGAACAATAGAATATGAGACTGacattgtatatatttaaaaaggaatacaaaaatttatggtttttaGTTTACCAATGTTTACAGTTTTGAGAAGATTTTCGATTTTGTTTACTATGGTGGgagaatattttgttttaaagttagtatttgatattttattgatttttaatttaagttatacaGTCAATTTAATTGCATCTATTTATTTGTAGACAAAAAGCCAGTGTTAAAGTTCAATTGTCTGTTTATTGTATGCTAATTGGTGCTGTTGTTGCAGCTaggtttgttttttgtttatgctGGCAGACAAGCcaaagttaaaaacataaaatattttttaaatgtttaaaatgtttttaaatattaaaatatttaaaagaaatttttttgtagcttttcactttttttctcAGTCGAGATTTCGCATTTGATTTGAATGGATATATTATGATCATGATCAATAATCTTATGACTGCTGCAAATGGTGATTTTTTGTTATCTACTATGTTCTTACCTactatgttttaataataatttttacagtcTAGTTTATGTGATAGATGTGATAATAATTACAGCAAGCTGTAAatggaaaaatatataaatggaaAAACAAAATGTCTACTTTTTGCCTAAAGTTTGTTGCTTTTATGTTTGTTTCAggagtttacataaaaaaaaagcttgaatcaAAAGATTTGGGACAAtatggtttaattttttataacagtcTGTTCATGCTTGCACCAGCATTATGTTGGAGCATATCTACAGGTGACATGAAATTGGTAATACaaactaattattttgtttcatttgattttgattaaatatgtttatatataataaatatatttatttagggatatacattaataatataaaaataatataaagatgaAATAGTTCATGTAGTCTTTATGATGCTGTTGTGTCTTATGTAATGAAAGTAACAAGGGGGACGCTATTGCTctgattatttgtttaatatttaagttcTTGGctgttgtgtttttttgttggtggaaagaatataaatgttaataagtactaaaaagtgaatttttattagttattttttgtttcatttactGTACAAGAAAGTATTGTagaaaacaacaaattaaaaaaatctcaaatccaaaactttatttctttttatatattttttaatactttttatatttaatggttaaactaaattaattttttttttatttgaatttctgATTCAGGCATATACTTATACCAGATGGGAAGACATGACTTTTGTTGGAATGTTTTTAGTTGCATGTATTTTTGGGTAATTGACAATTtgcttataattttaatatatagacatatatatatatatatatatatatatatatatatatatatatatatatatatatatatatatatatatatatacacagtgctCGAAGTGAGGCGGGATGCGGTGTGATGCCATCCTgtcacctttttataaagtataaaccatTCCACTacctttttataatatacacatacatacatacatgcatacatacatgcatacatacatacataaatatatacatacatacatatatacatacatatatgtatatgtatgtatatatatatatgtgtgtgtgtgtatacatatatgtatgtatgtatgtatttaaaaaaaaaagaaaaataaagtaaaatagttttcttttttttataatacacaTAGATACTACAATACTGTATGtccacattttttaattatacaatttttatttagttttgttttaaattactcTTCTGTTTTGTGCACAAATTATAATTCTGCTCTAACCACAACTATAGTTGGCTGtttaaaggtaaaattttttatttacagccaCAATTTTCAACCACATAACAATTACAACCaaatatactaatattttttattattattttttaattcacctccccaaagcCAAGAAGgtcactacagatgaggaggctacttaattgtggttataattctctctcaactctataactctgaaacacgaacctcgATGAACAAGGCCctgtgcagagaaacaagttgagtgtgatactaccagggatgtggtggggatcaaacttggaacctcttgtttatgaagcgagtgctctaccactacaccagtACCAcgtttgattaaaaattttaaatgttactatGTTTGTTATGAATGTTACTTTGTTGaatgttattatgttatttagtttcaaaaagCTTCAATGCTTCTGGAATACAAATTGACTATAAAAAGTGATTTTGATTCCACTATATGTTTAATGcactatttttaaacattttaaagaaattgcaacaaataatttattttcactcTATATAAGAAACTTTCAGTTAGAATAGGACAATTTCAGCCAGATCAAGaaataagaaaagcatttttgaaaattgttgtttgtaatcaaatcaatataaaaactgtttgatTAAGATGATTGGCCATAAACATTATTTCTTGagtaaatatgtttaataaaaaaacataagaaaagtcaaaaagagtttatttactttatatagttgagttaaaaatagaaaattaaactttctttaatttttgaaagCAAGATAACTGCTGATTAGAGACACTGAAATAGTGTaaattaatatgatttttttttgttaattgtaattgtaaagaTAGCAACTACCAAAGTGaaaaaatgcttttcttttttgctttaCAATCCGCTGTATTATTTTGGTTTATTATCTggtttattattaatgttttattagtgaaataaaaatacctgagtttgttataaaagtaatcaaAATTTGGATTGATTAATTTATGCataatttatttgcaaaatgaGCTTTAAATGTGTGCCAAAATagttgttgttaaaaagttttaaacaatcatGGCACCTACATATAGTTATGCCATTATATAGTCTAaacttttgcaatattttttaaaaatgcgttCAAATATCTCATTTATCCTCAAAATTAGTTCTTAGGCTGGTATTAGCTGGTAccattattattagttattagcTGGTACCATTTCCTAATTGTTTTAGAAGTTAGAAGGTTTCACAAAACCTAATTAACTGAGATAACTTTTTCCTATGTTTTTAATGACATATAACAACAATTGCCAATCTATTTGATAACAGTGTTGAAGCCAAATCAATATAATACTTCCTTTTCTTTCCTACTGCACTTGGGTGATGCCTTGGatcataaaaatgttgtttccaaaaacaataaaaagttatatattaagttatgagttatgTACTGTGTTAATGTCCTAGTTATTCACGTTCCCTGATGATTTATAATTTGTgtcaacagaatttttttttttataaattacatacaattttcaaatatatttttaaactaatttaaaaaaagtcataatgCAACAGTCGATAATGTTTGTGatgacaaaagtaaaaaaaaaaattgtagatgTAGTTGAACATGATTTGTAGATCAATTTATACCATCAGTAAATCTAGCCACTGTAATCAAAGCTGTTATTCTATTGTAAAAGTAATCAAGTGGCCTGATGGTGTTATCCAAGCTGTAGAAGTGCCCTAATTTATTGCACTAATAGGTTTATAGTACACtgttgcttttattttatatgcgGTTACAACTGTGTTTTGTTATTCTTGATAAGCTAATAGAAATGTATATGTTGTGTATAAATATACCTATTTTTCTCAATCGCCTTAGGTTTAACATTACAGGGCATTAACTTGCTGGTTATTATGGCATGTAGTTGATGGTTGTAGTGGTTATCTTTGTTGATAGGTGTTCTTTATctatgttttttcattaaaattattaaatggcTGAAACCGTAAAAACCATGAAATAAGTGAAGATAGTGACTAATTTTACCtatcaatcttttttaaaaataaatgtgtgTTAAgggcaaataaaagaaaaacaacttaTTGTATTATAGATTGGTAAGAACAGGTTTCCAAGTAGTtttgtgtaataaaaataaacacccAACAAATTAACTCAATAACagatatttcaaattaaatttacaagtGATCACAAATAACTGCAACTATTTAGAAGCAGTCATTACtgacttttttgttttcaaaacaaagatGATATCTTAATTGATGATCGAGGTTTTTTATACTGGAATCAAAGCAACACTCCatcattattttgttatttgtatGTCTTTTATTGTTGAAGTGCATGTCTAGACATATGTTAGCattgtttaattactttttagtcTTACAAAATGGTTGTAGTGATGTAGTGGTATAGGcctcgcttcataagcaagaagaATTCGATACCCATAGTGTCTCTAGAAGTACCatgcttaacttgtttctccacacaGTGATCTTGTTCATAAAGGTTCATGTTTTGGAGATAAAGAGTTGAAAGAGGGTTGTAGCCAcaataaagtagcctcctccACTGTAGTGCCCCTCTCTGCTTTAGGAAGGTGAATAACATTTTATACCTTCTTCATATCACTATTAATTGTGATGAGAGTTTTTAAATTCCTGTTCTGTTATTTATGGTTGATAAATAACAGAACCAATATTGGCAGTTAGAGCGATGTCAAATTTTTTAGTGACAGTTGTTTGaggttttttcatatttaagaaaatctaaagtaacttttaattcccttttatttactttattagatgaaaataaaatttgtttattgttcATAACTACAGATAATAACATGGTCCTTTATACTAGGTTTTAAACTCAACCAATGTCTATAGtttatgacaaataaataaaaatagcaaatattttatataatatatatatagaattcaGGTTTTTTGGAGGACAAGTTCTACTGGCaagttgtttttcaaagttcTGCTtctatttaacatttttttaaccagttaataatgaaacttattttccggttagtttatttattgtcctgaatttaaattgttattttatttatgaatttaaattgtttatttataatatttgtttaaatttcaaGTTAGATTTAGCAAATCTAGCTAATATACTCCTAGGTGCTTTATACATGGAAGGGGATGTTTATTAATTTCCGAATATTTTTTCTACCCACTCCATGCCTATTAAGACCCCTACCCCATCcttttattagttttacttgttgtcaacaaaaaataacatcactgacaataataaaaactttcagtgtaataAGGCTTGAAAAATCTTCGACCTTGAAAAATCTTGTAAGTTTCAATTTGtcaaaaattaggtttttgtttatttctcaacatagtataaaacttatgtaaGCATATTAAATTCTATTGAATTATATTGCATCAGCTGTTAAAAAATGCACATTTGACCACAAGCCACACTAGAATGAAATTTTTCATTTGTGTTCCGTAAAAAATTCCCATCCTCTCTTTTAAGACCCTTCCATTTATTAGATCGGGACTAAAATCTCTAACCCCATTGAATTAAGCACTTGAGAGTAACATATGTGTACATATACAGgtatgtgtatatttatacatatatattggtATTTTTCTATGGTGCATTTTTTAGGTTATaggtcatatttatatattatatcatatatcataGGTTTATggtcataaaaagttttatttgtatttttaaattcaaaaatgctttttaaactctttaaaaatagataGAATTGAAGTAAGAATAGGAAAATAGTAcaaattttgtaaagaaaatgttttggcATTTTGAATTCTTAAAGGAAATTatgggtttttaatttttgatattttgatctGTCTTATATAGACAATCATcagtaaagaatttttaatcttttttatttaaaagcattgtttatatatatacatatataatacatacatacatatatatatatatatatatatatatatatatatatatatatatatatatatatatatgtatgtatatacatatatatatatatatatatatatatatatatatatatatatatatatatatatatgtgtatatatatatatatatatatatatatatatatatatatatatatatatatatatatatacacatatatatattgattttatgaCTATTTGACTTTTTGTTTACTTGTTTGTCACTTCATTTGACACgacttgataatttaaaaaatactatttattagAATGTGTTAGTGACATACTGTGGCATGTTAATTGGTGGTGATTATAAATTCGACTGGATTAATTTCTTGGGTTTAAATATAAGGTAAGTGTTTTATACAtaagaatattaaaattgacagatttttttttgttgaatttctattttattatttatatgcatatcattttttatactaGTTACAATTAAGTAGCATTAAACAATTGAGTTTATTTGTGTTAAAATTTGTCCACCACTTCAAACCCCAAAAAGAGAGATCACATTCAAGcctacagaagtgagatcaaaTCCAAAATCTACTGCATGACCTAAgcaattaaagtaataattattaagaaCTGGAGTATATAGTTGTGTCATCAACAAATAGAACTTCTTTAGATGTAAGTTTAGAGGGTGCATATTTTTATCAAAGGTCTAGAAGAAAATGAGTTATTATGCAAACCAATACAAATTTTGGGGAAGGccaattatttattcatttaaaagtgatttattgaaatgataaataataattgatttgtaaatttttgtgagAAGTTATTTGATTGTCGAATTCTGATAtgaatgttaaaataaaacttttatttatttaaaaaatgttcaaataaaactaaaataaaaattctaatataaatgttaaaaaaaaacttttcctaATAATATTGCGAATAGTTGTTACATTGATGAATCATTAATAACTCCATGAAATGATTCACCAGAAATTTTCTGGTGAATCATTTCATGGAGTCAcaagaaaatttagaaaatctaaatttcaatatttagaTTTCCCAAATTATTGACCAAGTTTTTTGGTCAATAATTTgggaaatttaaatattgattttctTCGAATTCATAATTATCTTTTTTCAGTATAAGACATTTGTGCAGGCCTGGTAGAAGGCGTGTAAATAGGTGACATATATTAGTTAATAGGTGAATAGGTGTAAGTAGGTGACATATATAGGTCACAAATAGGTGACCTGGTAGAAGGCGTGTAAATAGGTGACATTCACCCAGATGCCAAGGCTTTAAAGGccttaaattttcattgaatacttatttttttcctgagaatatataaatttattaaaataaataaaaattgatatacttattttataaataaataaatatatattaatttataattaaaactataaatacttcaaatgaacttttttttaattttcttaaatttatttagtgtGTATTagtgtacaattttaaaaatgtttaaaataataatccaTGATTTGttcttaataattaattataaacaaatcatGCATGTGCATTTTTATGCTAACCAATAATTGATATTATTGgtgtttaaaagtattgtttttacttatggctcaaaaatgaactaattcaaataaagaaaagaattattggatcaaaattaaattgataGATTTATAGAGTAGGTGTTAAATAGTAGATGTAGAGGATGAGGGCCAAATTCAcataaataaaggttttttttggaTTTCCCTTAATTGAAGGTTCAACTGGGCTTGAATTATTAACTCtctggaaaaaaataatttgtcagTGGAAAACACATAAGGTCCGAGTTATGAAAATAGTGCAAATATGAAAGACGTAAGAAATGGTATACAGGCTTTTATCCTTAAAAAAAGACATTCAAGCATTTTATAC is drawn from Hydra vulgaris chromosome 07, alternate assembly HydraT2T_AEP and contains these coding sequences:
- the LOC100206739 gene encoding nucleotide sugar transporter SLC35D2 isoform X2 yields the protein MTALALKITSAIFYAVCSILIVVLNKIVLTSYRFPSFQFLAIGQMVASLLVLGISNQLGLITFPGFNKDVFKKVFPLPLLYFLNLVSGLGSTQSLNLPMFTVLRRFSILFTMVGEYFVLKQKASVKVQLSVYCMLIGAVVAASRDFAFDLNGYIMIMINNLMTAANGVYIKKKLESKDLGQYGLIFYNSLFMLAPALCWSISTGDMKLAYTYTRWEDMTFVGMFLVACIFGFVLNYSSVLCTNYNSALTTTIVGCLKNVLVTYCGMLIGGDYKFDWINFLGLNISIAGSIFYSYVGLTEKQPSSTRQSASFKA